The following nucleotide sequence is from Acidobacteriota bacterium.
CTGCTTGATGGGTTCTTGCAGCCACTCGCGAGGATCGTCGTTCCAGGTTAGCAGCCGAATACGCCACTCTTCAGCGCGTTTCACTGCGACTAGGACGTAATTCCCCTCGGGGATCGTGGTTCGAATACCGTCGTACTCCCAAGTGAGGACCGAACGGCCCCGGACGATAGCGACATCGCCGGACACAACGATTTCCTCTGTATTCCTGGTCCAGGCGGGGACGACTGTCGGCGGGTACACCGGGTTGAACCAGAAGTCACGGATCGCCGCACGACCCACGACCGGCGTATCGCCGTGATGCGGTACGAGCGTGGCATCCGCGGTAAACAGTGACATCACACCATCGGCGTCGCCCGCGATCCACTCGCTGGCGTAGGCTTGGTCCAACGCTCGGAGCGCGACTACATCCGATTCCCCATCCACAGGTGAGGACTGGCAGGACACAGTTGTCGCGGCTACGACAGTGACGACGAGTGTCATCGACAACCTTGCGTGATGGTAGTTTCTCAAGAGCTTGTCCGTTGCGGTCTAACGTTGCGAACAACTTGCGAACCAAATGGGCGCGAACCGTGCATACGCACGGGCCGTGACGAGTTGGTTCGAAGGTTCATCCACGTGTCAGGCATCCAACCCCGGGGTTTGAGCATTGGCGACGGTTTGTGAAGCCATGTTCAACCGTACGATCTTTGAGAGTTCTGCTGACGGCTCGTTTGGATCCGGTCCCCGCACCATGGATACGAAGTTCCGAACAATCTGCACCGGCGTCACAACCAACCCCAACGGAAATCCCCACCAACCAATTGCAAAAGAAACCGCCGCG
It contains:
- a CDS encoding nuclear transport factor 2 family protein, encoding MTLVVTVVAATTVSCQSSPVDGESDVVALRALDQAYASEWIAGDADGVMSLFTADATLVPHHGDTPVVGRAAIRDFWFNPVYPPTVVPAWTRNTEEIVVSGDVAIVRGRSVLTWEYDGIRTTIPEGNYVLVAVKRAEEWRIRLLTWNDDPREWLQEPIKQD